One Fusobacterium simiae DNA window includes the following coding sequences:
- a CDS encoding phosphatase PAP2 family protein, with protein MKKKLLKLKIKYAVFISIFFVILYKGAEFYTYTVDNVPSYFMEWERSIPFLPIFMLPYMTSAPFFLVTLFIVKNEKDLKLLMKRAIFLTVVSVSIFIIFPMKFYFPKPEINNSIFKFLFNVLGQLDSNFNQCPSLHVSFAFLSATVYYKEINSKIKYLLCMWGFLLAISILFVYQHHFIDFVGGTLIFIITCLIFPKK; from the coding sequence ATGAAAAAGAAGTTATTAAAACTAAAAATTAAATATGCAGTTTTTATATCGATATTTTTTGTTATTTTATATAAAGGAGCAGAATTTTACACATATACTGTTGACAATGTACCATCATATTTTATGGAATGGGAAAGAAGTATACCTTTTTTACCTATTTTTATGTTACCCTATATGACATCTGCTCCCTTCTTTTTGGTAACTCTATTTATTGTTAAAAATGAAAAAGATTTAAAATTACTTATGAAAAGAGCAATTTTTTTAACTGTTGTTTCTGTGAGTATATTTATTATATTCCCAATGAAATTTTATTTTCCAAAGCCAGAAATCAATAATTCTATTTTTAAATTTCTTTTCAATGTATTAGGACAATTAGATAGCAATTTTAACCAATGTCCTTCATTGCATGTAAGTTTTGCTTTTCTTTCAGCTACAGTCTATTATAAAGAAATAAATTCAAAAATAAAATATCTTTTATGTATGTGGGGATTTTTACTTGCAATTTCAATTTTATTTGTTTATCAACATCATTTTATTGATTTTGTAGGAGGAACATTAATATTTATAATAACTTGTTTAATTTTTCCTAAAAAATGA
- a CDS encoding lysophospholipid acyltransferase family protein produces the protein MYYIQYIIARFFIFLLLLFPEKLRFKFGDFLGMVAYKLIKSRRLTALINLRMAFPEKSEEEIERIAKKSFKVMIKAFLCSLWFEKYLKDPKNIKIINQESIENAYKKGKGVMAATMHMGNMEASTVSAGEHKIITVAKKQRNPYINNYITKLRGKADYMEVIEKNERTSKILISKLKEKKIYALFSDHRDKGAIVNFFGKETKAPSGAISMALKFDMPFVLVYNTFNDDNTITVYVTDEIKLKRTDNFKEDVQNNVQLLINIMEDVIRKYPEQWMWFHDRWNSFREYKKSLKK, from the coding sequence ATGTATTATATACAATATATTATAGCAAGATTTTTTATTTTTTTATTACTTTTATTTCCAGAAAAATTAAGATTTAAGTTTGGAGATTTTTTAGGAATGGTAGCCTATAAGCTAATTAAAAGTAGAAGACTAACAGCACTTATAAATTTAAGAATGGCTTTCCCTGAAAAATCAGAAGAAGAAATTGAAAGAATTGCAAAAAAATCTTTTAAAGTTATGATAAAAGCTTTTTTATGTTCATTATGGTTTGAAAAATATTTAAAAGATCCTAAAAATATAAAGATAATCAATCAAGAAAGTATAGAAAATGCCTATAAAAAAGGTAAAGGTGTTATGGCAGCAACTATGCATATGGGGAATATGGAAGCAAGCACAGTTTCTGCTGGTGAACATAAAATTATCACAGTTGCTAAAAAACAAAGAAATCCATATATAAATAACTATATAACAAAACTTAGAGGAAAAGCAGACTATATGGAAGTTATTGAAAAAAATGAAAGAACAAGTAAAATTTTAATTTCCAAGTTAAAAGAGAAAAAAATTTATGCTCTATTCTCTGATCACAGAGATAAGGGAGCAATAGTTAATTTCTTTGGAAAAGAAACAAAAGCACCTAGTGGAGCAATTTCAATGGCTTTAAAATTTGATATGCCATTTGTACTTGTATATAATACTTTTAATGATGATAATACAATAACAGTCTATGTTACAGATGAAATAAAATTAAAAAGAACAGATAATTTTAAAGAAGATGTACAAAATAATGTTCAACTTTTAATAAATATTATGGAAGATGTAATTAGAAAATATCCAGAACAATGGATGTGGTTTCATGATAGATGGAATAGCTTTAGGGAGTACAAAAAAAGTTTAAAAAAATAG
- a CDS encoding MATE family efflux transporter, whose product MQEEIKKLNPLGYKPIGKLLASLAIPAIIANLVNALYNVVDQIFIGQGVGYLGNAATNIAFPVVTICLAIGLTLGIGGASNFNLELGKGNPKKSKHTAGTASSMLIIIGIILCIVIRIFLQPLMISFGATDKILDYSMEYTGITSYGIPFLLFSIGVNPLVRADGNARYSMIAIVVGAILNTILDPLFMFVYNWGIAGAAWATVISQIVSALLLLIYFPRFKSVKFSLKDFIPQLHYLKRIISLGFASFIYQFSNMIVLVTTNNLLKIYGKDSIYGSDIPIAVFGIVMKINVIFIAIVLGLVQGAQPIFGFNYGAKNYNRVRETMRLLLKVTFSIATVLFIIFQVFPKQIISLFGKGDKLYFEFATKYMRIFLMFISLNSIQVSTATFFPSIGKAIKGAIVSLTKQLIFLFPLLIILPRFFGLNGVIYATPLTDLLAFTVAIIFLIKEFKRMPS is encoded by the coding sequence ATGCAAGAAGAAATAAAAAAACTTAATCCTTTAGGATATAAGCCAATAGGAAAATTATTAGCTTCATTAGCTATTCCGGCTATTATTGCTAATTTAGTTAATGCTTTATACAATGTTGTTGATCAAATATTCATAGGGCAAGGAGTGGGATATTTAGGAAATGCTGCAACAAATATTGCCTTTCCAGTTGTGACTATATGCTTAGCAATAGGACTTACTTTAGGAATTGGAGGAGCTTCAAATTTTAATTTAGAATTAGGAAAGGGAAATCCTAAAAAATCAAAACACACTGCTGGGACAGCCTCAAGTATGCTTATCATAATAGGAATTATACTTTGTATAGTAATTAGAATTTTCCTACAACCTTTGATGATTTCTTTTGGAGCAACAGATAAAATTTTAGATTATTCTATGGAATATACAGGAATAACATCTTATGGAATACCATTTTTATTATTTTCAATAGGGGTCAATCCTTTAGTAAGGGCTGATGGAAATGCAAGATACTCAATGATTGCGATAGTTGTTGGTGCAATTTTGAATACAATTTTAGATCCTCTATTTATGTTTGTATATAATTGGGGAATAGCAGGAGCAGCTTGGGCAACTGTTATAAGTCAGATTGTGTCGGCCTTATTATTACTTATATATTTTCCAAGATTTAAGTCAGTAAAATTTTCTTTAAAAGATTTTATACCACAATTACATTACTTAAAAAGAATTATTTCACTAGGTTTTGCTTCTTTTATTTATCAATTTTCTAATATGATAGTTTTAGTTACAACTAATAATTTATTAAAAATTTATGGAAAAGATTCTATATATGGAAGTGACATTCCAATAGCAGTTTTTGGAATTGTAATGAAGATAAATGTTATTTTTATTGCAATAGTTTTAGGACTTGTTCAAGGAGCACAACCAATATTTGGATTTAATTATGGGGCCAAAAATTATAATAGGGTCAGAGAAACAATGAGATTACTTTTAAAAGTTACTTTTAGTATAGCAACTGTTTTATTTATAATATTTCAAGTTTTTCCAAAACAAATTATTTCCCTATTTGGAAAGGGAGATAAATTATATTTTGAATTTGCAACTAAGTATATGAGAATTTTCTTAATGTTTATTTCATTAAACTCAATACAAGTGTCAACAGCAACTTTTTTCCCTTCAATAGGAAAAGCTATAAAAGGGGCTATTGTATCTTTAACAAAACAATTAATATTTTTGTTTCCATTATTGATAATTTTACCAAGATTTTTTGGTTTAAATGGTGTAATTTATGCAACACCTCTTACAGATTTACTTGCCTTTACTGTTGCAATTATTTTTTTAATAAAAGAATTTAAACGTATGCCATCATAA
- a CDS encoding M48 family metallopeptidase, with translation MEYTVTKKKIKNFIIRIYPDLRIAVSVPLHASKKDIENFILSKKTWIEATLKKLKIIKENKNNLKENTIKILGKKIEKKIIESDLGRIRLTETSIYIYSKNINNLEIEKKLLEWKIEKLKSILEEYLEKYIRLLNKNINYYQIKKLSSAWGIYHKRENYISFNLDLIEKDIECIEYVVLHELCHIFYMNHQKNFWTLVEKYMPDYKVRRKKLKTFI, from the coding sequence ATGGAATATACAGTTACTAAAAAGAAAATTAAAAATTTCATAATTAGAATATATCCAGATTTAAGAATTGCTGTATCTGTTCCTTTACATGCAAGTAAAAAAGATATTGAAAATTTTATTTTAAGTAAAAAAACTTGGATAGAAGCAACATTAAAAAAATTAAAAATAATTAAAGAAAACAAAAATAATTTAAAAGAAAATACAATAAAAATCTTAGGAAAGAAAATAGAAAAAAAAATTATTGAATCAGATTTAGGAAGAATAAGACTAACTGAGACAAGTATTTATATTTATTCAAAAAATATTAATAACTTAGAAATAGAAAAAAAATTGCTAGAATGGAAAATTGAAAAATTAAAAAGTATTTTAGAAGAGTATTTAGAAAAATATATCAGGCTTTTAAATAAAAATATTAATTATTATCAAATTAAAAAACTTTCTTCTGCTTGGGGAATATATCATAAAAGGGAAAATTATATAAGTTTTAATTTAGATTTAATTGAAAAAGATATTGAATGTATTGAATATGTCGTATTACATGAGTTATGCCATATATTTTATATGAATCATCAAAAAAATTTTTGGACTTTAGTTGAAAAATATATGCCAGACTATAAGGTAAGAAGAAAAAAGTTGAAAACTTTTATTTAA